One Rubripirellula reticaptiva genomic region harbors:
- a CDS encoding sugar phosphate isomerase/epimerase family protein, protein MKYAICNETFGDWSLDRALELSRANGYTGWEVAPFMLTDDINTFSSSDRQAYRKQVESADMQIIGLHWLLAKTKGFHLTTPDEDTRQRTAKHLINLAQLCADLGGDLMVLGSPQQRNFPAEQFVQSAMQNAAEVLQAVAPELEKTGIKIAIEPLGRGEGNFLNTAADGRRLMAMVDSPKVQLHLDVKAMSDEPTPTPQIIRDNADAMIHFHANDPNLLGPGMGDVAFGPIFDALRDVKYDGWVSVEVFDYSPGVETLVETSMKNMLAANVA, encoded by the coding sequence ATGAAATACGCGATCTGCAACGAAACGTTTGGCGACTGGTCGCTCGACCGCGCACTCGAGCTCTCCCGAGCCAACGGGTACACGGGATGGGAAGTCGCGCCGTTCATGTTGACTGACGACATCAACACATTCTCGTCGTCGGACCGCCAAGCGTATCGCAAGCAGGTGGAATCGGCAGACATGCAGATCATCGGCCTTCACTGGCTGCTTGCCAAAACGAAAGGCTTTCACCTGACTACCCCCGACGAAGACACTCGCCAGCGCACCGCCAAACATCTGATCAATTTGGCTCAGTTGTGCGCCGATCTTGGTGGCGACTTGATGGTGCTTGGCTCGCCCCAACAGCGCAACTTCCCGGCTGAACAGTTCGTGCAGTCAGCGATGCAGAACGCTGCCGAGGTACTGCAAGCTGTTGCACCGGAGCTCGAAAAAACGGGCATCAAGATTGCAATCGAACCGCTCGGCCGTGGCGAAGGCAACTTTTTGAACACGGCCGCCGATGGTCGCCGCTTGATGGCGATGGTCGACAGCCCCAAGGTTCAATTGCACCTCGACGTCAAAGCCATGAGCGACGAACCGACGCCGACCCCGCAGATCATTCGCGATAATGCCGACGCGATGATCCACTTCCACGCCAATGACCCGAACCTTTTGGGTCCTGGGATGGGTGACGTTGCGTTTGGCCCAATCTTCGATGCGCTGCGCGACGTGAAGTACGACGGGTGGGTCAGCGTCGAGGTGTTTGACTATTCGCCGGGCGTAGAAACGTTGGTCGAGACCAGCATGAAAAACATGCTGGCCGCCAATGTTGCCTGA